Within Mytilus edulis chromosome 10, xbMytEdul2.2, whole genome shotgun sequence, the genomic segment ACTCCTAATTATATGGTGTACGGTGAAACTGGCACGTATCCCTTGGAAATTAAAGTACGATTACGAATTTTATCATTCTGGTCAAAATTATTGTTAAACAGCACGAAATTATCAGGATTATTATACCAATTTTTGTATAAGATGCATAATTCTGGAAATATTGTTTCTAAGTGGATTAATTGTATTAGATCTACATTAGACAACACAGGTTTAAGCTATGTATGGAacaatcaatgtattttaagaaatgttgacaTCAAAATATATGTTAAGCAAATTTTACAAGATCAGTTTATTCAAAAGTGGTTTAGTGATGCTGAAAACTCTTCtagacagtgggttacttgccattaatttttataccccttccaaatttatttctccatgtttaatgcctcaatttgccagtagggggggggggggggggggtgaaattacaatgtaaaaaaatcgggtccagaattttaaaggaaagtagtgagtttgtccagctgaaaaaggtttaaaattagcaattcggaagctgtcaaaagatttcaagacgcccgaaacataaaattgtccatattttgagttagagccgatgaagttttctataatttttatataatttgtcccaaaaggactacaacacactgtaaaagtttctttgagaaaacgcaggtgggaatttttttattttcatttatgcactacgaaataattgtggtctcggttTTTTTAtgtcgattatttttttttggaatggcaaaagggagataatcacatTATTTTGTTGCTGTTGTCaagttatctttttacaataaTACAATAATTTAACACTTAGTAAACTTAATTCTGCAAaacttcaatatatatttatagaataatacATGCATTCAAATCGTAAGTATAAACACAATGAATCTGGTGTTCAAGATACACAGCTTTTTGACCAAGAAGACAGTGTTCAAATCTTAGACTAGATTGAATTCTACATAAATTTGTGACTTAAATGCCGAGCTGTTTAACTACAAGAAAGAAGTTTGTGTCCAAATCCTGGAGCCGTGTCAACGAAGCGGACTAAGTCaggttaacgaaagtctcctaagttaagatatgtcctaaatttggtcctaaagttaggatatacgaataggtgtcttaggatggtcttaggatagtcataagagtTATGATGTCCtaagttgaaataaaaacaacaaatatggccGCTTTGTATGTTCATGTAAGACGACGATAGAAAAATATTCGCCGAAACAGAGTGTTTAAGGACAGAGACAATCCATTAGACTATTTGGACGATGCTGATATTGTACGTAAATATAGACTTTCAAGACCAATGATTCTAGAACTTTGTGGAATGTTCCAGAATCAGCTCGCTAGGCCGACTAAAAGGTCCCATGCATTTCCTGTGTCATTACAATTAATGGTAGCCCTAAGATTTTATACGACTGGGAGCTTTCAACTGGTAACTGCTGATGTTCATCGTATTTCTAGAGCTAGTGTTTCTACTATTACACGTGACGTCACTCAATGcttaaaaaatatatgcaatcaATACATTTCGATGCCCACAGATCCAGCATCTCTACAAGCTTTAAAGCAAGGCTTTTATGACATTTCGAATTTTCCAAATGTTATTGGTGCTGTTGATGAAACTCATGTGCGAATCAAAAGTCTAGCTGTTGATGAACATTTGTACGTAAACCGAAAAAACTACCACTCGCTTAATGTAATGGGAGTTTGTGACTCAAACTTCAAGTTTTTAAACATTGTAGCAAAGTGGCCTGGTAGTACACATGACTCATTTGCATTGCGCAATTCAAGGCTTTGTGAAATGTTTGAAGACGGGGACATAAGCGATGGATGGCTTCTTGGGGACAGTGGATATCCACTTCGGCCTTGGCTCCTAACACCAGTCATAAACCCAACAACTAGACAGAACCAACATTACAACGCTTGCCATATGAGAACAAGATGTGCTGTTGAAAGAAGTTTTGGTGTGTTGAAATCTCGGTTCCGATGCATCGATACCACTGCAGGAACATTGTTGTACAGCCCAGTCAGATGTTGTGACATTATTGTAGCTGTTGTTGTTCTACACAACATGTGTATTAACAATAGAATTCCGTTGCCTCCAGGAAACGATAACCCAAGAGATCAAGGAAACATTGGTGGGCAGCAATATGTTGGTAATCAAAACGACGGTGCAGTTATTCGTACTAGATTGATAAATAACAGATtcaacaattaattaaaacaaatcttatCCTTCTTTTTTATGGGTTGTTCATTATTATTGTATTCTGAAACATTGATGACTATCTCACAGACATATAACCAATTAATAACATTTCATTTGATGGTACAAAGGAATTAAAACAAGTTGTAggtttaaaagaaagaaaagggATTCTTtagggacactcaaactcacaagtcgaaaacaaactgcaAAAGACAtggcaaaaacgaaaaaaaaaacccaagaaaatgtccaagacaaataatagtatacaaaacacaaaatagaaaatagaaaagaTTGAGCGACACAAACCAGTATTGCGATTATCATTGCAAACTTATAGTTAGTTGCCAAAGGAAATAAGGTAAATTATCTACTGAAATGATAACTATATGAGTATTGAATATTGAACTATGACAAAAAGTGTATTTAATCAATATGATAGAAAAAGCTATTTATCACTCATGATCACTGGCTCGATCTGAGTTTTTAGGAATTTGCAAACTGATACCAAGTTGGGCCAAACGCAACTGTTCTTTGGCTTGTTCCAGCTGAAGGCGTAGGCGGTCAACAGTTAGCTTATCTTTTTCTACGCGAAGTCTTTCCTTTTCAACAGTAAGTCTCTCTTTCAGCAGTCCCATCTTTTCTTCTTTTAGTCTCAGTGAATCCTTTTCTACCTAAAGTCTTTCCGTTCAACATTCAGCCTTCCTTTCTCTATTTGAACCAGCTGCTTAGAACTACTATCTTCCATGGTCGATGCAGTGGTGATAATATTTCTGGTAGGGGTAGTTCTATTAGTAGCACCGCTGATTGATGGTTCTGAAATAGAAAGTTAAACATTAAGTTAATTCATAATGACACTCTTGTGAGTCTACAAAATGCACGAAAAGATTAAATTAAACGTTGATTGACATATTTTGGCGATTACTGTGTGTGTGTGTAACGTTGTGGTCTATATACACCCATGTCTCTTTTTTACGTTGGATTATCAAATAGTTGAATCCAAAACAGATGGTTATtagatatatttcaaatattgaaaagattACAATTGACGATCACAATCAGTGGCAAACATTACAAACATATCACGAGCGGAAAAAGTGCAAAGACATGCATGTCGAACCAATCATGTCGCCACCTCCTCTCCCCTTTTTGTCGCTCGGTTTTACCCAAGAActataagaaaataaacaaattacctGATTCATCTGCTGAAGGTAGGAGCTTCTTTTTGAAGATGAACATGACGGCATCGACAAATCCATCGACGTTTCTGTGAAAGATATATAGAGGCTGTATCTATTCCTCCGTCTATTCCATCTATAGGCGTGTCTCCAATAATTCCTACCACCTGATCTTCCATGGAGGAAATTTCTTCTGGGGGAGGACCTTCGCCTGTCTTTCTTGCCTCACGTCTATTATGTGACACTTTCTTTTTTGCGTTGCTCATGTATGTTGTCCATTTCTTTCGAATTTCTTAAACTGTTCTTTGGTGGTGGGTATTTAAAGAATTCATCTTTGTACAGATACCATCCCATGTCTTCTTCTTAATGTTATTTGTCGCAACATTTGACAGCTTGCTGAATACTAAGTAGTATTCCCTTATGTTTTTCCACTTCGGCCAGCATTATTTGTATTTCGATTTCGTAAAAATTTGGAGATCTTTTCTTGCTCATGTTGATTCAGTATACGAATTGAAATCGAATGGCCTAAGTACTAAACTAGTTTATATAGTAAAATTGCAGCACGACAATAGCCTCTAAAAAGTTTCGAGACAATCAATTTAATCGTTTAAAGAATTTTATTCtctcattttaacattttaactaaaaaaatatataaagaaatggTTCAAAATCTATTTGATTCCATTCACTACATATTtaatagattaaataaataagttaggactgtcctaagatagctttgttttacatcctaagacatgtctcagacacgtcaTAAGACCATCCTAAACAATTTCATAAGACATGTCGACATGTCttaggatactttcattgacatgGCCCCTGAttaactatatataatatatactgagtgccaatgaaaacgcaacagtgctttactgaaattgctccaaaggttctacagtgaccaccattgaactcttATGACGTTTGGACAGCCATCAGAGtcaatatcggatatgttaactTGAGACAAAATGTATCGGccttgctgagcgtttcttgctttttgtaccCCGGGATGTGGCCTATCATTAGATGGTccattttgttgaatttgtggatgatttgggttattgtagacGCTACAACTGCAGTCTTCTAGTAATTGTATGCTGAGAAAGCTTCATTTGATCATGCCCAAAACTGCAagtcgctggttgtcagaaagtcctggaatgtactcagatgtttattgcagaaGGGCGgaaaaattcatgacattagtcaagctttaaatgacaaactCGTGAAAATcgtgcgtatgttgaaaagcggttTATGTCCGTTAAAAATAACCCTGTACTTcgcatttgttaaaaaaatcactcaaccgtaaagttgtcgacaatTTTCTTAAAAGTCATTTTTAACCATCtagataaataaaaattataagatttaaaaaaaaagtgttgcgttttcattggcactcagtataaatacaatttacatGCACATACACATACACACAACAAACGTATaagtaaattttatattatgaaataattttgaatggtaGTGTTAATTCATGTTATCCCACTCTATTTTACACGATTGTTAATTTTCTTGATTAAACAAAATTTAGATCTTGATCGattctataattataaaatgtggCAACTgaggaaaaaaatgttaaaaattatatgACATATGTGTAGGGCTGATCTGAAGTGACCGGTTCCAAAAAGAATACCATGTATTCCTTACAAAACAACTTGTTTATTTTCACGCTTTGATTACAATTCAACAAGGGACATCATCACCCGTGTCTGTCATGTAATTTACCTAATTGATAGGTGATGGTCAAACCTCTTATGGTCACCTAAAATGACCAGATAACTGTCATTGTAATCATGGTCATGTTTTCACACCCAATCGTTCTGTCCTGCTTCAGGGGAAATAGACCGCAAGAGTCATGTATCTGaagtaattaaaataaataattatttaagaTGAAATCTATGATAGAAATCTACACTTTGTAATAGTCTTTCCTTGGAGACAAACAGTTTCCTGTCGAGGAACAAAAGGATCAACACTTTGTTCAGATTGTCCGCCACGATAATATACGGATTTGTTTTGAGAAAAAAGAACGGAAATATTATTGCCAATATTTAattctatatttttaaattaaaatgtcaGCGTATGTTATGATTCTTGCAAGATGTTTCTGTTCTGATGTGGTTTACCAACCTACTCCGTCGCCAGATTTGATATAGGTTTACAATAATAAAAGGTGTGAAATTAGACCCAACAGATATTTATAAATCGTTttcaaataaaagaagaaaaataaatgtttttgtatatgaaatttgAAGTTTTGTGATCCTGCAcacatgtttttttgtaaatatttcttttactcCTAATATTGCATAAACCTTCCACGTAATATATTggttttacaatattaatttttggggccctttatagcttgctttttgtTGTGAGGCAAGGCTCCGTAATGAAGGCCGtataatttgacctataatggtaaatacttcttttttttttttttttttacaaatagtgACTTGGATGGACAATGGTATTATTCATCATACTTTTCTCagctaaaacatatcaaatttgtttGATCGGTTCTGTAAACTACTATAAATAATATTAAGGAATGCATTTGCAGAATTatctgaaaaattataaaaactgcaaaaatatgacaaaagataacataaaaataaagatCTATAACGGGAATAGGGTCTATATACACTGCTACAGCATTAGTTCTGTCATATTACATTTTAGATTAAAACACTGAAACAATTCCAAGTTCcagattcaaaaaaaaaattgatttcagACATTATCATTTTGATAGAGACTGCTTTTATATCTACACTTTTTCCAAAACGATATAAAACCATCCAATTTAATATAATGGTGCTCGTCCGATCGgtggaaatattttatttattttcatatccaaaacgattttaattaaaataacaataaaggaaaaaataaaatatatcattaataatCTTAAATGATGAAGATAATAATAACATGAATGAAtgattttattctcataaactagTACATAGCTACAGAGATAATAACAgttcatatataatacatatctTTGTTTCGcatgtgtgaaaataaataacattataataatATTACAGTTCCTCTAACCAGGAGGACAGACTTTCAATGATATATATCGTATAAaacacaacttaaaaaaaaatgaatttgataaaTCCTTGTGTTGCagtatgtagatataagaagatatggtatgagtgccaatgagacaactctctcatctTAGTCacaattcgtaaaagtaaaccattataggtcaaggtacggctttcaacacggagccttggctcacaccgaacagtaagctataaagggccccaaaattaataatgtaaaaccattaagtagtttcttttttttacttaaaaaaccATTAGGAACATATAGGGTGCAATTTCCATATGGAAATCCGTCCTTAAAAAACCTACAGAAAAagaatgtaaaaccattcaaacgggaaaacaacggtctaatctatataaaaacgagaaacgagaaacacgtatgcattacatgaacaaacgacaactactgtgcATCAGATTCCcgaattaggacaggtgcaaacatttgcatctggattaaacgttttaatggtaccaaacctatCTCCCTttcctgaaacaatagtataacatcacaacatagaaaaccacactataaaatatcaattggaagtcTTAactcaaccaaaaaaaaaacgcaaattaaCATATTAGGACTTAATACATGTATGAAATctgctgaaataaataaaattatttttatttttctgttctaCTCAAATATAATtagaaaaaagtacatgtatacagtGTAAAAAGTGTAAAATGACAAGTATCTGAACCATCCATACTCAAAGAACGATCGAACAtgtgtttatctctatctaattAATGATCTGCAGAAAAAACAAGCAAATATCTTCCAAACAATCTCtgtttcctcggagttcagtatttttgtgattttactttttttttacactttttttctgttattttgtcATTTACAAATTGCGAATTTTTAACATGGTAATTTCTCCGGAATACGGGTCTCACTGTTTAAGAAGTATGATAATccatataaagtatattataaaactGACCGTTGTATAACTGACCGTTGTATTTATAATAAGCTTAAGCAGTTTTTACtgtatcttataaaaatattcaaaataaacggatagaaattgttttaaaacaaaattaattaaatctgtaaaattactttttcagaaggatttaaaagatacaaatattttttttcttttatcaataAATCAGAGAAGAATGTGTAGTGTGTAACTTTTTCCCTGGTTGACCAGGGTTTCTTTTCTGCTTAATTTCGTCTATAGTAATTATGTATTTGTCTATTGAAGAAACTGTCCTTTTACACAAGAGCTCGATataacaatgatatatatatatctgcactAAAGTTGATTTAACTATTATAATGACGGAATTTAAATTTCCATGTTCGATATCCAAAGAAATCTAATAAATTAGAAGAATTGGaaaaactataaacaaatatTGAGGTTTTAATCTTATGTACCCGGCTTcggatatttaatatatatgttttcttatatcaggaatatgtttaaaatgaatataatgttttattttttcaatgttgtgtGTTCAAAACACTTTCTCTTTGATATCgtctatattcaatttatatatttttttcggcATTCAAAATCTATGAAAATTCTTCAATTTCCAATAAGCATTTAATCAATCAAAACGTGTATTTGATATTCACGAAAATCTgggaaaaagtataaaaaaagttaatttcCGAAGATACATATTTTGCTGCTGTGTTgtgttttttaaaaagaaaataagttgtgtaaaattataaatttatttgttataattttttacaaaatcgCTTAATCTCCCCATGAAAATGTTCATGTAAACAATCCATGGATAAAATTTCATTGTTTGTCCCTGGTTAGTGAGAAAATTGCCTCGGGGTAAGACATCATCGGTGATTATCACACACGAGCGCTTGTTATTATAGGCGGGGACTTAAAACACGGATTAACCAATCGAATAACGAATGTAAGTCCAATGGCACTATATATGATTGATGaaaatttattaatattataaaataattagatTTCAAGAAATTTACTTGAAAGTTAAACAATCATTTCAAAAATGGAAAAAGAAATATACGTCGACATAGAAGCTATTGAAGATGATGTTAGTGATGTTCATGACAATGTAGACTCTTTTGAAAGCAGTAGTAGTTCCAGCAACCAGTCCTACAACTCCGAATATTCCTCAACGAAATCTCGTGTACCTGAAGACATTCGCTTGAAAGTTAATAGCAGAGAAAGACAAAGGATGCATGATTTGAATTCGGCGTTAGATGGACTCAGGCAAGTGATGCCCTATTCTAATGCACCCACTGTGAAGAAACTGTCTAAAATGTCTACCTTACTACTGGCAAGAAATTATATTGTAATGCTAACACAGTCGATTGAAGAAATGAAGAAAATTGTGCAGGACCTTTCTCTGAAGAATAGTCATCGGGCCTCTATGTACAGTAATGTTGGAAATAGTCGGTACTCTCCGTACAAATCTTCGTTCGTACCACCCTACGCAGATGTTACCAATACTAACCGTGGACTTAGCGCTGATAGCTTCGTGCATTCtgacaaaaatatattgtttccaagACTACAGACATCAACACCACTAGCAGATAAAACAAACACTAGAACACCGACAAGTGTTCCACATAAATTTTCTGTTTCATCGTTACTGGACCATTCTTCAGACTCAAAATCGGAATCACCATCTATCTGCTCGAGCTCAACAACATTTTCACCGAAGATTTCCTCAAGTTTAAGTAGAAGCCATATTGAACATTCACTGTCAACCCCATGCTCTTGTGAAGCTTGTGTGTTACCACAAATATATTCCAAACGTGAATGGAAGGCACTATTCTGAACAGTAAAGTACAATCTTGAACTTCATATTTTATCTGTGATAATTGTAACATATAATTGTATATACCAATGTGCATTCGCCTGCTTTATATGAGCATTAAATGTTGTGCTAAGTTATATTGTttagttttaatttgatataGAACAAGCAATTTTGATATTGCAGGGTAAACGGTTTTGACACAATTTAGTTTTTCTTGCATTCTGAAGAAAGTACAACCCTTTGTTCCATTGAGAAAACTATAGACTTTCTAATTGTTAACCTACCCTTTATGTTGCTCGAAATATTAGTTCGATTTTTTTGTATAAAGATGAATTATTTATTCTTCATAGTATGTGTTCTTCTACCCAAGCTTATTTGATTGATTTAATCATCACATTATAGAGTTGGTAAACATTTCACAGTAACAGGTGCTGTATTGTTAGGCTGCTGTCTGGTTGACGTATATCTaaccattttgatttatttatttgtgcCAGAAAAGTGTGTGTTTATGTTATCGAAGGCATTAATTAGTCCATTCATGATGTCGTTCCAACAAGTTCATTTCTTGGAAGTAATATACACATACCTACCCTATAAATCCCTTTAATTGAACTAGACTGAAATATTAACAAGCTGGTTCCAGTCTACCAGTTGAGGTATTAGCAGATCGTTTTCAACCTAGAAGACAGTGCAACTATCGATGAATGCAACACAGTACTTAACGAAAACAGAAGTCTTGTCAATAAGGAAACCTTTAGTCCAAATATCGGCATATTAAgatcagaaaaaaaatctcatCCACGCATGCAAACTTTACAAGAAAATATTGTATGATttccatgagacaactctccaacagagaTCAAGTGATGTAGAAGTGAACAAATTTCAAATTAGATCTCCGTATGACCTTCACAAATGATCAAAACCCATAGTGTATAACAAGCTATATACAAGCCCCGAAATAACGAAGGTAAATTACAATTCAAACAACTGagttatgtaaaataaaataaaaaatacaactgTATATGATATTCAACAaccaaccacaaccactgaattacaggctacagACTTGGAAAAACCACATACAGAAATAGGCGGTGATAAACCTGTTAGCGGGCGCCAAACTCTCTCTTATCTTTAAACTGATACAATGGTGCAATAGAACAAACACACATACAAATTGATCAACACAATTAACAGAAAACAAATTAACAGCAACACTCAACAACcaaggttcctgactttggaTGTGTACACATATAATGTGTAGGTTTCCAATTAATAATGGTTATGATATAAACTGGTAAAAAATGCAAGATTATACAAGTATTGAAATGACATGTACATGGAAGACAACGTTTTATGTGAGACAGCAATCCAGTATCGAAGAAACAGCATCGGCTGTGATTTTCCAGCTTCTCCTGTGTATGAAACGACCCGCTATTGGTGTTTTTCATCTTCACAGAATGCAGAAACAGAACTGTCATTGCTGTTTCTCAGATGTATGAAACGATCCGTCATTGCTGTTTGTCTAATATCCATAGAAAATCGTCATCtttaattgtttaatataaaaaagaagatgtggtatgattgccaatgagacaaccgtccacaagagaccaaaatgacacagaaattaaaaactgtaggtcaccgtacggccttcaacaatgagcaaagcccatattgtatagtcagctataaaagaccccgaaatgacaatgtaaaacaattcaaacgataaaactaacggcattattcatataaaaaaattaacgaaaaacaaatatgtaacacacaaacaaacgacaaccactgaattacaggctcctgacttgggacagacacatacatacataatgtggcgggtttaaacatgttagtgggatcctaaccctccccctaacctgggacagtggtataacagtacaacataagaacgaactataaaaatcagttgaaaaaggcttaactcatcagatggacaaaaatacaagtgaacgtggccgggtacttgtacatcccgacaacaaaaagacactaggaacagatctgagaatactcgcagttatTTTACAGTTAGTTCAATgccactaacaacttataaaaacctcatgcatctaagactaaattatcaatccgtacacatccaacatccaatggatttagtgttaagatgtcataaacagtcagagaaaaacaaaaaacatcatgaccttgtgcaatgccaagttacaggtatcgacagattgtatatccatgaatgtgtatatgtatttatcatacatttagtagtaaatacagaagttctgaatatttgataaatagcctgctgtttaatccatatcgcgcaactttgatgcgcaccctttgtcataccctttatcacacccctttTCACATCCCTGCCCTTTATCGCagccctttatcacacccctactatttttttaaaaactccgttttaatttatgcaagcttcttcAGAATTATTTTTCCTCAAAACGGTCATTCGGACGTGACGCAATTTAATTAATGACGTCATTTTCTGTATACCTATTCAAActgaaattatgtttttttaagatatttctatatatatatatgatcttcAACACAGGTGCGTTCAAAAAGTGTTCGTTCGGCTTGCTAGAATGCGCCTTGATAAATTTATACGACATTATAGCAAAGTATACAAAAAATCATCTTCGTTTTACACTCCGAAACTGACTCTAATGAGAATATGTTTAATGTGTTTTTGGGGTGTTGTATTCGTAAAGTTTTTTCTGGATGTATATCAATCATTTTGACCTGAACagtaaatatttttcttaaaaaagcCCAGCTAAACATATGCATTTTATGGGAAAACAGCTGTTTCAACTTATGcgcaaaatattttaaacaatcaACTATAATTTGAACTTTTCTAAACCACTGTTATTCAGTTTAAAGAAATTAGTATGTGTCAAAAGATAACAATTTAAAGTCAATCTTTACTGACAAACAAATCTCAAAGGGCATCTGTAACAAGATGAACTCAACACTTCGACACATGTTCAGAAAAAAATCGGTAGGtattagatttaaaaataaataaaaataattgtttgtgactttaaaaaaataataatcttgaGTTGGACAATGAATTAAAAATCGAAGAAGTATTAGCGATAAGCCAAATATtgtattcataatattaaatattttccaagcatagtaattaaaaaaaagtcgttatttttgtttacaaaaaatggAAGTATACAGtgtactttaaaatatttataacgtTTTATATGTCATAATTATTATTATGATCTTTTagtttgaatgattttaaatGGCACAGAAATTTCGCTTTTAAAGATTTTTGCATCGACTATgagattaacaatttttttccagAAAACTTCAGCCGAATATGTCAGTATTAGTAGCATTATTATTCGATGgtttaaataaagtatatttgGAGGTCTTCGGTATTTGGGGACTATAATTACAAAGTAACCCGCTTGTTTAGAAGATAAATACGCGACTAACTTTTCACAGGTTCTATTACAATTGTTTcaatacaaatctttgttttgaCATTACAAATCAACGAAGCATTATTCAATACAAATTGACAGTTTTGCTATTTGATCAAATATGGGATTTGTGCCATCACGTATTCAACTCGCCTGTCATCTTCATCTCGTCAGACGTTTACAGTCCACGAGATTAACAAACAAGAGCAGACGATATGTTGCCGAATGTCATCACCCTTCATTTACACCCGAATGAACGCTGCTCTTTAACCACCCAGATAATTATGGTTTAACAGATGTACAAAAAGGCGGATagaattaaatacaattttcaatagaATTACAAATTAAAGATCAGAGACCATGTGTAATTATTACACGACCCCATCTCCATGTCCATTAACGAAAATGTaatacactttatttttaaacatatggCTATCTTTAATATGATACAATCGGGATAATctttaaaaagtgtttaaaagAGAGTTTGTTAAATAAATCAAAGGAAAGACAGATTTctgtctgaaaaataaatatatatatttgtttataaaatccCTCTTACACAATAATGA encodes:
- the LOC139492686 gene encoding putative nuclease HARBI1 translates to MILELCGMFQNQLARPTKRSHAFPVSLQLMVALRFYTTGSFQLVTADVHRISRASVSTITRDVTQCLKNICNQYISMPTDPASLQALKQGFYDISNFPNVIGAVDETHVRIKSLAVDEHLYVNRKNYHSLNVMGVCDSNFKFLNIVAKWPGSTHDSFALRNSRLCEMFEDGDISDGWLLGDSGYPLRPWLLTPVINPTTRQNQHYNACHMRTRCAVERSFGVLKSRFRCIDTTAGTLLYSPVRCCDIIVAVVVLHNMCINNRIPLPPGNDNPRDQGNIGGQQYVGNQNDGAVIRTRLINNRFNN
- the LOC139492687 gene encoding oligodendrocyte transcription factor 2-like translates to MEKEIYVDIEAIEDDVSDVHDNVDSFESSSSSSNQSYNSEYSSTKSRVPEDIRLKVNSRERQRMHDLNSALDGLRQVMPYSNAPTVKKLSKMSTLLLARNYIVMLTQSIEEMKKIVQDLSLKNSHRASMYSNVGNSRYSPYKSSFVPPYADVTNTNRGLSADSFVHSDKNILFPRLQTSTPLADKTNTRTPTSVPHKFSVSSLLDHSSDSKSESPSICSSSTTFSPKISSSLSRSHIEHSLSTPCSCEACVLPQIYSKREWKALF